The Corythoichthys intestinalis isolate RoL2023-P3 chromosome 2, ASM3026506v1, whole genome shotgun sequence DNA segment CAAAGGAAGCCCTCCTTCACCTCGCCCTCCGTGCCTTCCAAAGAATTCGGATAGGCGTTAGCGGCCATGATGGAAGAGATCTTGCTCGGCTCCTCGCTTCATGGTCATGATTGCTGCCCCAGCTTCAGCCTACCAGCCAACCAAACAGACGATGAGGTCATTGTGAAGTTTTTGGGCTTTCGGCGTGGCACGGTAGCATCTGTCGTGTTCACCATATTATTTGGAAATCCAGCACAACGGCTGTGTATTACAGTGCGAGCAAAATTAGCCAAAGGTAGTGGGCAGGCTGAGTTGAGCTTGACTTGCTAAGTTGACGTGCGCGGCAACGTTAGCTGGCTGATGCTAACCAGGAATTTCTTGCCGCCGGAGTAAAGCAAACCCAATAACCTCCCGACCAAACATGTTGTTTAACCCCCCTTAACGGCACTGTCAGCTGTTACATACTTACACGTAAGGCAAACAGAAGTGTTGGCTAGCTCGACAACATCCGCTGGTTTCCTTCAGGAGCAGCCCGTCTGGTcatgtgacacacacacacacagtgccgATGGAATCTTTGCCcccaccaacatggccgccactatgattggccgaagagtcgaaatgctctcccgtgaaatgcctgtttaaaaatgttcccgttgttacttcttgggtTCGCTTAaaggtgcccatttaaaaaggaaaagcgatgggtgatactacacacagagcgtattactaacaaatgttaaagttgtataatcatatagcgagaataaggaacgtcactgacaagcgcaggcccccgcgagtggttagtgaggggaatagaatAGTGCGCCTCGCCTACACCGGGTCTGTTTTATGGAGGTAGTTGTTTCACGATGTTAGTTTCAGTTCCACTAGGTGGCAGAATATGCACCGAATCTGCTTGTCCACTTGTTGGTATTGACATAAAACACTAGAAAGCAAAGTATTCAACATAAGAAATAAAAACGAAGGCATCATTATAATAGTTTTGTTTGTCGTGACATTTTTCTAAAGTTAAAGACGTGCTTGGCTGGTTACACTGCCCAACAATTATTCCCCCATTATTTGTTACGagagctttatttatttttcccgaTTCTATATCATTTTTGCTCACTGATTTCAAATCCGCCATGAGTGTTTTTTCCCTGTATTCTTTCGTTTTCATGCAAttggcatttttatatactcagattattttacacagatTCTTCATATAGTTCCACCCAATACTAGTTTTAAATCCTTTGCAtagttatatacatttttataaattgttGTCAACATTAGCTTGTCATAGTTGACTAATTTTCACATATTGAAGCACTTTTGCAGCATTGCAGTAAATACAGCACATGTCACATGTCTCCATTGTTGGTCCCTTGTGTCTACAGTTGTCTACTAAAACagcatatatgtatcttttgctATAGTCTTGCAAATGTATATACCCTCTTTGATGGGAAAAAACACACacttattttaaataattttgaatTTCACCAAAAAtcttgattaaaaataaaaaaataaatactatagttggcaggaaaaaactgGTCAGATTTGGAGTCAGCACCTCATTATTACATAAGCAGTCTCCATCAatgcaacatttttttgttgttacccATCTATCATGTTGATTGACAGGGTTTTCATGtgatgcaaagccctttgaattTGGCGTGTTACACTATGCTATACAATTAAAATTGCATTGCCtccattgtaattttgatgacgaATAATGAAAAATCGACTAAACACTATAGGAGTCCGTCTTTTCAGATGCTCAGAAGTCAAGTCTGGATTTGCCGTGTATCATGACGTCGTGTAAACAGAATTTGGAGCGTTTAGATTTTTTAGATGATTTCACTGAAACCTTTCAGCGAAAAGTAGAATTTTTGCTGGTGAAATGATGGGCTCAGGCTCCAGTAAGTGTATCCTCAGTTGCAAATTTCTGCCATAGGGTCTCTTTAGAGAATGTGACGTCACATTAATTATCACGTACTAGGTCACTCAACTTGATTGAGTGACACTTCATTTGTGGAACGTGTATATTGTTTGAGCAAAGGCCCACCGTCAATTTCAATTAAGTTGAAGCACAATTGGACAAACTATTTgctttatatttattataatttacataaatgaaaaataataataagaagacatTCCCATGGTCAGACTTGAATTGATGCTTTAATATAGTGAGTGGCTCAATTATCATCTTGATGTAAAGATGACGGCGAAATCCGAAGATTATCATGCACCTTCACACAGTCAATTTTACAGTCCAGCTCCATTTACGCtccaatgaaaaaacaacttaaaagtGTCCGTCCAACACAAATTTGGCACAACAAATGCTCATTTGGTGGACATTCGTTAGTTCATTTTAATCATTAGTAATCACGACGTACACATGGATTCGTTTACAATAGGGATCGAGTAAATCTATTCTCCGCGCAGGTCAGACGCAAACCGCCTGCCCGGGTGTTGTCTCTTCTTGTCGCCATGCTTCGCGTCGAAAAAGTCGACCAGCAGATTGGTCTTGGCACACATTACGGGGTCCGAGACGTCTTCACATGGACCTGTGGCGGCTAATTGTGAAGCGCCCCAAAAGCGTTTCCCGGGGTGCTGGCGCTTGTCCAGGAGCGGGAGGTCCTCGTCGTCCTCATCCATATCGTCGTCGTCCAGCCGCCGCTTGCCGGGGTGCTGCCGCCGGCTACGTGGCACCTCAGAGTAGCGCTTGCCGGGGTGCTGCCGCTTGGAAGCTTCGGCCAGCCGCGCGACTGGTGGCTCCCAAACGTGCTCTGCCGTCGAGCGCTTTCCCGGGTGCTGCCTCCTCTCAACTTCCAAGTAGTCTTCGTCACCGTCATCATCCACATCCTCGCTGGACCTCTTGCCCGGATGCTGGCGCTTGATCATCCATGCGCCTGTAGAGGGGGGTCGCCCTGGAGGATGCAAAGAGGGGTTTACGCGCACCTTCATTATACGCGAGTTGGAGCGCAGTATGACATTTAAGGgggagattttttattttattttgtttttttctaacaaCCCGGAAAAAAAGCAAATCGTTTGAAAATAAGGCTCATAGAGCATTGTGTGATCTTCTCACTCAATTGAACTAAAATGCATGAAACATTTTCAGTAccaagaattttaatgcataagTGTGATATGTGATATTTTTATATtagtaaaatatattatttttagatGAAtattatgtgtatatatatatatttttttttccgctTCTTGATTTAACAACTTCCATATATACTAACTTTGAATTCTGTTCGGTTCCAGTTTGTTTTGCTCACCGTCTTGGTCCGGCATGTTTGTCAGGATGGAGCGCAGCAGCAGGAGGTTCTGGGCTCTTTGCAGAAGGAGGTCGTCCACGGTGTTCGGTTCCAGTTCTTCCTCAGCTGAGATGCTTTGCGCCCTGCACGCCATCATCAAGTTGCAAAGCAGGACACAAGCCAGGAAGAGCAGGCAAGTCGACTTCATGGTGTGTCACTTGCTGATAGTAGAGGCAATTCCTTCTAAATCAACCGGAATTTGCATTTGAAGAATTGTTTTGTGCGAAACGTCAGCTCACCTGATTCGTCTTGAAGGtgatgaagtttgctgctgacagCCTGCAGCAGTGCCGCTCATTGACCTGCAAGGCCAACTTTGTGTGTGCGCACGATACTGCGTCTCTTGATTTATACTGGACGCTGTGCTGACGTCACACTAACGCCGGAGTCCTCTTTTTGGACACTTGATGTCATCAAGTGTTCACCctcggggtgggggtgggggttggTGGCTAGACaaatagaaaaataaggcaGTCCAACGTTGCATGTGTAATTTGGTCACTTTAATGTGCTTGCTGCATAGAATGTTAAACTTCATACAGTACAATTCTTTGTACAATTGTCATGTTTTATCCTATATGTCTGGGGAAAAATTTAAACACCCTAAGAAATCTAACACAGTTTGTTTTCTCAAATGGACTAAATAGTCCTATTAGTGCAAATATGTTTGTCGACATGTGATCTTCTGTAGACCAGTCTATAGGCTGCATTACTGTCAAATTAATGTTATTCTAAACTGTTGTCTGTAGACTTAAAATACATCCCAAAAAGTATACAGTACAATGAAAAGTAGAAGACCTGAATAAATTCTTCTCAGGCTAAAGACTTTGGAATAACTGCATGGATTCAACTTGTTGATTTTTGAAAAAAGGTGGAAGAAATATGAGATTTTGTGGAGTGCTATTCCTCGGCCACATCATTGTTAACATTTGCTGTGAAGTATGCAAATAATGAATTTGATGAGTGCACTGGACAGGGTATATCACGAGGTGCAACAACCAGGCAAagccaagtgttttttttcccttaatttatttaaaatttgtatttatttatttttttaccgggATATCAGTGTGTGGTAAAATACAGACTGGGGATTTTTACTACcattgttttctgtttttttttttttttttttttttttagatgcttaCAAAAATCTAATGTAAAATTTATGGTTAACAAAACATtatacctttttttttactttttttctttaaacatcAATGTTAGGCAgcccacagttctgagatcaagggttcgatcctgggctccggccttcctgtttgcatgttcttcctgtgcctgcatgggtttcctcccacatcccaagaacgtgtatggtgggctgaatgaacactccaaattgtttgTAGTTGTGTGTGTACATCTccttgtgattggctggcaaccatttcagggtgtacccagcctactgcccatagttagctgggataggctccagcgacCCTGGTGAGAATAACCAGCTTGTAAGATTAATGAATGTCAGGGAAACTGTTGTCCAGAATGTCAAATAGCTTTTCAAAGCATTTTCTTTGAGAAcaaaagcagcagtgtttaTAGAGTTGTAAGTGGTCAAAAGTTTCCTCCACTGAGTGGCTGTTTGACAGTTGACCTCCAGAACCTTGGACCTGATCCACTACATGCCAGTCTGACTAATGTAGTGTCATGTCAGTGACTGCAGACACTTGTAGAAAGAAAATGGACAGACAGCGGAAAGACAGACAAGACAACAAGGTGACACAGACTGTCCTCCTTGCTGAAGCTGACCTGCCAGGCGGGAATGTCACACAGCAAAGATTTGACTTGTAAAGTATCTTTCTATAGGAAGCTTTTCCCCCTTTTTGCTTCATCATCTTGTAAAATATTGGAAACAGCCAAAATTTCTCTGTCCTAAAGTTTTCTATTTTGATGTTGTGAGGTTTGAAATGCGGAATTTGCAATTTTGTCAAGTCATGTCAAGCTTAATGTACAgtaactaaaaaataacttgtagTTACAATATAAAtcaagttgctagtcacattttCAACTGTGGCCTTTGCTGCAGAATGTGTCTGTAGTACAGAAAGTCCCATTAGCCATCAATAACCTGCGAGGTCCCTCTGTGTTCCTTCAGCCTTCAAGCTGATTAAAGAGGTGCCATCACACCGTGCGCTGGCTGATCATGACTCCGCAGTGCCAGCCTACCTTGTCGTCAGTTCACTCCGTTGGCACACACTGTCGCCGTACGAGTACCAGCCAGTCACTGAGGGCTTCATCGTTCAGAAAAATGAACAAGGATTTGACCTGGACCTTGAAAAGTCCACTCAGATATTTCAGAGTAGGAAGCGTGGTGTGCTTTATccaatgttctttttttccccattgttcTACATTTCCAAATGGTCGAAAAAAGGATCGTTTTGATAAATCATGATACTGTGACACTTACCCTATACTATTGGTTTTGAGGACCTCAATAAATATTTTTCCATATAGCTGAGGTTTTTCCATGTTTACATGATCTTCTTATTATGCAAGCTCATTTCATTTGGGTGTGTTTTCCTCTTCTCTGGCTTGCTGTTTTAGAATGTGACTACGTTATGAGATCATTTTTCTGAGGATTTATTGACTACCTGGATCTATCCACCTTGGATAGCTCATTTAGGTCTGGGATGTGAAACATACTGCACATTTTCTTTCCTCACAACCAGTGGCGGACCTgggaattttggggcctaaggcgaacatatccaggggccctcttcatgggtcaggggttaaaaaggtgagaagggtgtggaggaaatatgttccggtacactagggctgtcctaaacgacaaaatttctcctgattagtcagccgactagttttacgattagtcgactagtctaatgattttctttctttttttttttttaattactaatttagcagtgaaatttttgttgatgcttattaattcacaaaaccattttggaacacttaaattctttaataaagtacaaataatcatgtaaataacaataatcacaaataaacaatgaggttaaatgctgatagcatttactagtgcaaaagaatggaaagtacacagattcagaacactgactttgcctttccaacattatttaaaacaagcagcattattattatagtatactactatatgtaatagtagtataataattatactaGTTATTCATTGTTAATAATATTTGTcatagagtgtcatttgaaagctattcttagtgtagaatctgtattctgtagtatttactcaacatattataatattaattctgaagtatgtgggattaactccagaattcGTGATTTAtataacatgacgtgcttttatttttaaatgttcaccggaggtacgttcgctaaaccgctaaccgaaagctttacactccgtaaaaaaacattctttttcattgcttgtggtgtcactaaaatatgttttttttttcgttagcaaatgctatttaccagctgttgagtgttatcgtATGACTGataggaactgtactgcattgtttcaccacagggtgtgctgtcgtgtattttatgtcgttgtgaagaagaagaagaaaagttaaaagaggcattggcggcctgttctcaacttctcactcactgcactttggctctcatggagagcacgttcgctcatgtgttcgaattaaacgatagccgacgtgcaaagtagcaagtgagctgtaaaaatagcgagcttagtggcgtgaaattcGCGGGAGagttaagtgaagctaacgaacagctaagtggagctaagcgatgctaaacggagctaaacgaagctaaacggcgctaaatgaagctaagcgactgatactgagtccgtcgtcgtggaacagtccattgaagtgcgtgtgtgtgggggagagaatataaatgcagcattcaaatggctttttttttgtttttttgttatttgtttgtttggtatgctgacataattatacatgacgaatagttgggggcgcTGCtgcctccggtggcccaagctcttgcttgttggggcaagggcagctggttggggggccccctactggttgggggcctaaggcgatcgcatacttcgcctgaatagtagatccgcctatgctcACAACACCTAATACGAGTTGAAACCACTCCttgtcttttgtttttgttcttaAGTAAGCACATTAGAAAACCAGCCTTTGCACCTTTTGCCTTCATGCCATCTGTGATGGTGTAATTGCATTTGACACATTCATTATTATAGAGAACAGCAAGCCAGAAGAAGGGCAGTCAAATGCTGAAATTGCTTTTTCGTATTAATATTAACAATGGTGGCATAGTTTACCATTCTCACTCCAGAgtcatttaaaaactaaaacaaacaaacaaacaaacaaacaaacaaacaacatacTCATTCGTAACAAACTCATTTTCTGCTATATT contains these protein-coding regions:
- the trh gene encoding pro-thyrotropin-releasing hormone is translated as MKSTCLLFLACVLLCNLMMACRAQSISAEEELEPNTVDDLLLQRAQNLLLLRSILTNMPDQDGRPPSTGAWMIKRQHPGKRSSEDVDDDGDEDYLEVERRQHPGKRSTAEHVWEPPVARLAEASKRQHPGKRYSEVPRSRRQHPGKRRLDDDDMDEDDEDLPLLDKRQHPGKRFWGASQLAATGPCEDVSDPVMCAKTNLLVDFFDAKHGDKKRQHPGRRFASDLRGE